Genomic segment of Sodaliphilus pleomorphus:
ATTAGCTAAATTTAATACTGACAGGAGCAAAATATCGCTGCAAATGATATAATTTTGCGGTTTCAACGATTGTACATAAAATTGCACATTAAAAAAAGTCATTGCGTTTTAAAATAAAAATATAGAAATGGACTTGACTAAATTGAGATTTGGGTTAATTGCATTGTCCTTGACCCTTGCAATGCCGCAAGCCGTGCAGGCTGCAGGCAAGTTTGTGCCCTTCAAATACGGCAATTTCGATTCTTGGGTCGTGCGCCATGTGCACGAGTCGGGAGTGATAGGAGGCAACACCAAAACCCTCTACGAGATAGGCCCCAGCCAGGAGCTCAACGGCAACAAGCCCTATGTGAACCTGGGCGGCTCGCCATGGGGCACCAGCAACGTGATGGCCAAGGTGATGGGCGTGGTCAAGACCAACACCTCGGTGTATCGCGACGTGCATGGCTCGGGCCACTGTGCCAAAATGGAGACCCACATCGAGACTTGCAAGGTGCTGGGCATGATGAACATCAAGGTGCTTGCTGCCGGCAGCATCTTTCTGGGATCGATGAAAGAGCCCATCACCAGCACCAAAGAGGGCCCCTCGGCACTGCACCTGGGCGTGCCCTTCACGCTGCGCCCCAAGGCCTTGCGATTTGACTACCGCGTGCGTGTGCCAGGATCGAAGAACCGCATACGCCAGAACGGCTTTTCCAAGGCTACGACAGTGGCAGGCCCCGACTACTGCATCGCCGTGCTCTACCTGCAGAAGCGTCACGAGGACGCCCATGGCAACATCACAGCCAAGCGTGTAGGCACCATGGTGGTGAAATATGGCCGCTCGACGACAGGATGGGTCAACGGCGCCACCTACACGATACACTATGGCAACATCACGGGCAAGCCCTTCTATGAGGCAGCCACCATGGGTCTGCACGCCAACGAGTATGCCCGCAACTCTCACGGCAAGACCGTGCTTGTGCGCGAGACCGGCTGGGCCGAAGCCGGCGCCACGCCCACCCACATCGTGCTGCAATTCTCGTCGAGCCACGGCGGTGCCTATGTGGGTACCGTGGGCAACACATTCTGGGTCGATAACGTGGGACTCGTGTATTGATGGCAAGAGCGCTACTGCTACTGCTGTTGCTGAGCACGGCCCTGCCCGAGAGCATGGCCCAAGAGCAACGCGACACCACGGCTGTGACCAGGAAGCGCAGCCTGGTGGGCCGGTTTCTCGACTACTTCGGCGATGCCAACAAGGAGAAGAAGCACAAGCGCTTCGACTTCTCGGTGATAGGCGGCCCGCACTACAGCACCGACACCAAGCTGGGCCTGGGGCTCGTGGCCTCGGGCCTGTATCACGCCACGCCGGCCGACAGCCTGCTGCCGCCGAGCAACGTGTCGATATTCAGCGACATCTCGACAGTGGGCTTCTACATGATAGGTGTGCGGGGCACCCACATCTTTCCCAGCGACCGCCAGCGCATCGACTACACCGTCTACTTCTATTCCTTCCCCACCTATTTCTGGGGAATAGGCTATGACAAGGGCGACAACGACGACAACAAGAGCAAAATGAACCGGTGGCAGACGCAGGTCAAGGCCAGCTGGCTCTTCAGGGCAAGCGGCAACCTGTTTATGGGTCCCACCATTGCTGTCGACTACATCACGGCCCACCATGTGAAGCGGCCCGAGCTACTCGAGGGGCAGCGCAAGTCGACCTTCAACGCGGGGGCAGGAGCCACGTTGCTCTACGACACCCGCGACAATCTCACGGCGCCCCGACGCGGCGTGTACTTGTGGCTCCAGCAAGTGTTCAGACCGCACTTTGCGGGCAACCACTACGCCTTCACCACCACCGACGTGCGCACCAGCGGCTACATTGGCCTGTGGAAAGGCAGCACCCTGGCCCTCGACATGCGGGCCCAGTTCAACTACGGCAATCCCTCGTGGGGCATGCTTGCCCAGCTGGGCGGCAGCAGCGCCATGCGCGGCTACTATGAGGGTCGCTACCGCGACAAGCACAAGATAGAGACCCAGGTAGAGCTGCGCCAGCACGTGTGGCGGCGCAACGGCATCGTGGTGTGGGCAGGGGCCGGCACAGTGTTTGACAAGCCTGGCTCCATCAAGCTGCGCCACGTGCTGCCCAACTACGGTGTGGGCTATCGCTGGGAATTCAAGAAAAACGTGAACGTGAGGCTCGACTACGGCTTCGGCAAGAAGGGCCAGAGCGGCTTCACATTCAACATCAACGAGGCCTTTTAGACCCTTGTCTTCAGGCTTATAAAAAACACCTTACCGATGAGCGACAAACTACGATTCACACTCTCGCCACAATTCTTGTTTTTCTACACCATCATCGTGCTGCTGGTGCCCAACGTCACCCTGTCGATTACCGAGGGCATGCCACTGGCAGCCGCCGTGGCCAACGTGCTCTTGCCAGCCTGCCTCTACACCCTGCTCATGTCGCTCTCGGGCAAAACGGGGAGGCAAGTGTGGATACTGTTTCCACTGGTGTTTTTTGCAGCCTTCCAGATGGTGCTCATCTACCTCTACGGCTCGGGCGTGATAGGCGTGGGCATGTTTCTCAACCTTGT
This window contains:
- a CDS encoding PCMD domain-containing protein is translated as MDLTKLRFGLIALSLTLAMPQAVQAAGKFVPFKYGNFDSWVVRHVHESGVIGGNTKTLYEIGPSQELNGNKPYVNLGGSPWGTSNVMAKVMGVVKTNTSVYRDVHGSGHCAKMETHIETCKVLGMMNIKVLAAGSIFLGSMKEPITSTKEGPSALHLGVPFTLRPKALRFDYRVRVPGSKNRIRQNGFSKATTVAGPDYCIAVLYLQKRHEDAHGNITAKRVGTMVVKYGRSTTGWVNGATYTIHYGNITGKPFYEAATMGLHANEYARNSHGKTVLVRETGWAEAGATPTHIVLQFSSSHGGAYVGTVGNTFWVDNVGLVY
- a CDS encoding BamA/TamA family outer membrane protein, with the protein product MARALLLLLLLSTALPESMAQEQRDTTAVTRKRSLVGRFLDYFGDANKEKKHKRFDFSVIGGPHYSTDTKLGLGLVASGLYHATPADSLLPPSNVSIFSDISTVGFYMIGVRGTHIFPSDRQRIDYTVYFYSFPTYFWGIGYDKGDNDDNKSKMNRWQTQVKASWLFRASGNLFMGPTIAVDYITAHHVKRPELLEGQRKSTFNAGAGATLLYDTRDNLTAPRRGVYLWLQQVFRPHFAGNHYAFTTTDVRTSGYIGLWKGSTLALDMRAQFNYGNPSWGMLAQLGGSSAMRGYYEGRYRDKHKIETQVELRQHVWRRNGIVVWAGAGTVFDKPGSIKLRHVLPNYGVGYRWEFKKNVNVRLDYGFGKKGQSGFTFNINEAF